In a single window of the Leopardus geoffroyi isolate Oge1 chromosome D2, O.geoffroyi_Oge1_pat1.0, whole genome shotgun sequence genome:
- the IFIT3 gene encoding interferon-induced protein with tetratricopeptide repeats 3 isoform X2: MSEVNKNSLEKILPQLKCHFTWNLLKKDGVSRDLEDRVCNQIEFVNAEFKATMYNFLAYIKHLNGHNEAALECLQQAEELVQREHSDQAEIRRLVTWGNYAWVYYHLGRLTDAQMYVDKVKQVCGKFSNPYSMECPELDCEEGWTLLKCGGKHNERAKVCFEKALEEKPNNPEFSSGLAIATYRLDNKPQKPFSVGDLKQALELNPDDQYVKVLLALKLQKMNEESEGERLVLEAVENTPCPADVLRNAATFYKNKGDLDKAIELFLRASKSIPNSGYLYHQIACCYRAKVKQIQSAGESEAGKNGEKIEELKKHAIDYVIKAIEKGVDPLYAYSDVTDLLEREDCFQTAFSKELPNTGRLQPHQHYCDFEGHHGKSEDTCVQRDLEGVPTSTKPAEKGKMKCPPQNIAGNQLPQNAPNSWYLQGLIHKLNGELLQAAECYEKELGYLLRNSPTGIGSFFLPSPELEQGSEEAGQGPHSPVLRAPPTLS; this comes from the coding sequence TGAGGTCAACAAGAATTCTCTGGAAAAAATCCTCCCACAGCTGAAATGCCATTTCACatggaacttacttaaaaaagatGGTGTCTCGCGTGATCTAGAAGACAGAGTGTGTAACCAGATTGAATTCGTAAACGCTGAGTTCAAAGCTACAATGTACAACTTTTTGGCCTACATAAAACACTTAAATGGTCACAACGAGGCCGCCCTGGAGTGCCTACAGCAAGCTGAGGAGCTGGTCCAGCGAGAACACTCTGATCAAGCAGAAATCAGAAGGCTGGTCACCTGGGGAAACTATGCCTGGGTCTACTACCACCTGGGCAGACTCACAGATGCTCAGATGTATGTGGACAAGGTGAAACAAGTATGCGGGAAGTTTTCAAATCCATACAGTATGGAGTGCCCTGAGCTTGACTGTGAAGAAGGGTGGACACTGCTAAAGTGTGGAGGAAAGCACAACGAAAGGGCCAAGGTATGTTTCGAGAAGGCTCTGGAAGAGAAGCCCAACAACCCAGAATTCTCTTCTGGACTGGCCATTGCAACATACCGTCTGGATAATAAACCACAGAAGCCATTCTCTGTCggtgatctgaagcaggcccttgAGCTGAATCCCGACGATCAGTATGTCAAAGTACTCTTGGCCCTGAAGTTGCAGAAGATGAATGAAGAATCCGAAGGGGAGCGGTTGGTCCTAGAGGCCGTGGAGAACACTCCTTGCCCAGCAGATGTCCTTCGCAATGCAgccacattttacaaaaataaaggtgATCTAGACAAAGCTATTGAACTGTTTCTAAGGGCATCGAAATCCATTCCAAACAGTGGTTACCTGTATCACCAGATTGCGTGCTGCTATAGGGCAAAAGTCAAACAGATTCAGAGTGcgggagaatctgaagctggcaaGAATGGAGAGAAGATTGAAGAACTAAAAAAACATGCTATTGACTATGTGATCAAAGCTATTGAGAAAGGAGTAGACCCACTGTATGCATATTCTGATGTCACCGACCTCCTGGAAAGAGAAGACTGTTTTCAGACAGCTTTCAGTAAGGAGCTCCCCAACACTGGGAGGCTACAACCCCACCAGCACTATTGCGACTTTGAGGGGCATCACGGGAAGTCTGAAGACACTTGTGTCCAACGTGATTTAGAGGGTGTGCCCACAAGCACAAAACCAGCTGAGAAGGGAAAGATGAAGTGCCCACCACAGAACATAGCTGGAAATCAGCTTCCACAAAATGCACCCAATTCTTGGTATCTCCAAGGATTAATCCACAAGCTGAACGGAGAGCTGCTTCAGGCAGCCGAATGTTATGAGAAGGAACTGGGCTACCTCTTAAGGAACAGCCCTACCGGCATAGGCAGCTTTTTCCTGCCGTCCCCTGAGCTTGAACAAGGCAGCGAGGAAGCAGGCCAGGGCCCACACAGCCCCGTTCTCAGAGCTCCCCCAACCCTGAGCTGA